From one Cyanobacteriota bacterium genomic stretch:
- a CDS encoding phycobilisome linker polypeptide has translation SSGALSGAVGGSRGDVYRIRFMQAASTTSPVVRRSTMEMIVSYDQLSNKLQQLNRAGSKVMSVQPV, from the coding sequence CTAGTTCTGGTGCCCTTAGCGGTGCAGTTGGTGGTAGCCGGGGCGATGTGTATCGAATCCGTTTTATGCAAGCTGCCTCGACAACGTCGCCTGTAGTTCGGCGCAGCACTATGGAAATGATTGTTTCCTACGACCAGTTGTCAAACAAGTTGCAGCAATTGAATCGGGCAGGCAGCAAAGTTATGAGTGTTCAACCTGTG